The following nucleotide sequence is from Zea mays cultivar B73 chromosome 1, Zm-B73-REFERENCE-NAM-5.0, whole genome shotgun sequence.
gcccagggAGCTTTACGCCTTTTCTTTTTCGCAAGAAACAAGAGGAGATCTCAGCAACATGATACTTGTACCTTTGTGATTCTATCTCCCGACAGCAAACTGGCGATCCTACAAGGTCTGGGAGGAGAAACAGACAACGGATACCAAGAGACAGGATAAAAACAAGCTTCTCTACCGATGCGGTCCGGCGCAGCATGCATCGAGATGGACGGAATATTACCGCATGCGTGTTCCGATCGAGGACACCAGCTCCATGCTGCTGCTTTAGACAATCGACATGGCAGACGATGGCACGCAACGCAGCACGCTACGTATAGTCTACTGGTAGATACGAGTAGCCagctgttttttttttctttcctctccctctctcctccctctagatctctagACTTCTAGTACAGTACGTATAGTACAGTACTTCACTCTCTATAAACAAATGTGCATCTCCTATCTCTCTCCCCTGGCACCGTACGTATAGTACGTAGAGTATTTCAGGGGACGGATGGACACATGCATGCATGCTGCCATGGGAGGCAGCGATCGACCATTCGACCGATCGTCTCTCTCACCCCTGCCATGGGAGGCTGCATCTGGCAGCAGCAGGGAGCTGGTCGATATCTAGCTAGAGCTAGCCATGGCTGCCAGGCAAGCCCCAGCACAGCACTGGTTGAGGCCACTGTGTAGGAGAATCGAATCCCATCTATAGGCCACGCCGTTTTAGCTACTATTATAGGCCACGCCGTGTCCGCCGGCCCAGCGAGCATGCATGTCCCAGGCCAGACTCCTGCATGCGGTCCAGAGACTCCATGTCGACGTCGTCCGGTCGTCCCTTCTCTGCCCTCTCCTCCAATCCAATGCAgaaagctctctctctctctctctctctctctctctgaacgTGTTCTTCTCTCTTATCCGTACAAGCACTGGTCTGAATGTACTACCACTACTCAGTCTCTCGCCTCCGCTTTTTCGCTCGCTCTGAGGTCTGAGCACTTGACTGAGACAGCGTTCGATATCGCTGATCACATCTGATTCCCTGTCGCCTGACCACACTGCGTTCTTGCCTCAAAGTGAAGACAAACTGAAACTGCTTCTCAGCTGCCCATCGTGCTTAAAGGAGATGAAACAGCGAGCATGGAGAGGAGGTACAGTTCTTCTGGCTCTGGCCTGGGTTCTGGACACGTTCAGAGACGACAGGTTTGATGCAATTCATTTCTTGGGCATGCATGCATGGACAGGAACAGGCCGGAGTGGTCCCATTCTTTAGTGCCCATGCACGATGGCTCAATCATGTTCTCGTTTTTAACGTTTTGATTGGATGCTTATCTCACTAGCTCATATATATAGCTTGTCCGTCCCTGGCCATGAAGTTAAGCACTGCTTTTGGCATGGATAGATATATATGAAGTAAACTAACTGCTGCTTAATCTTGCCTAGTTACCGAAATCATGCACATTGGCAGCTCTATCATCGTCGTCACAGCCTGTGATAGGATGTGGAGACTGGGAAAACTGCATGGTTACAAGAAGCTAAGTATATATCTGGCATCAGGATTCAGGCAAAATGCAACTAGGTTAGGTTAAAAAAAAAAACCTCTACTGGCTGCCAGTGCAGGCATATGTGGTACATGCATTAAAGCCAAATTGACGTGTTCAACACTGTTTATGCATGCATAGGTGTTGTCGTGTCATAACCCGTAGCGTGCGTTGGGCATAGCATCAGGACACTGCTCTAGCTATAGCTGGTTTGGCAGACGATCACACGCACAAGATGGAATGGAAGAGCTAGATCAGCTAGTCAGCTATATATACGTACATATGGGCAGAGAAGGAACTAGAAGAAAGGAGCTAGCTACTGTGTCTGTGTTTAGTTGGGAAGGGCGATACGCATGAAAGATCCAAATCTATAGTGGACCGGTTATTTCTGGCAAATAGCTAGGATCGTGCGTCGTTTGGCACGAGCCAACTAAACGAATCAATATCTTGGTCGATCAGCATACTACAAACAAAAGTGGATGAGCGGCATGCATTCAGCTATGTACGTACTTGGAGTTACGAGATCAGAATCCATTATTGTATACGTGACAATTTCAGTCAACAAGTAATGATGCGCACTGATGACTCGTAGCAGCGTATACTAATCTTGCAGCAAATCAtaccatacatatatatatatagtgcgACCATGTAGATCGGCCATGCATGATCAAGCGATGCTGGATCGGCCTCACGTATATATAACAACAGATACAAAGTTATGGATCACTTCTACTATTGCTACTACACTACATACAGCTCACAAGCATGCAGATATAGAGAAGATAAATAGAAAAAGATATTACCAACAAGAGTAATAAAAACTCTGATTAATAACAGTAAGAAAAGTTACTCCCATGCTCCCACTAGTGAACAAAAACAAGAGTAATAGAAACACCATTGATTAATAACCTCCCCCAGAGTGGAGTTCTCACTCATAACACAGTCAAATTAACGGCAAGATAAAGCTACACTGAAGGCTGAAGTGATCGAGCTACTGATTACGTACTAGCTAGTGTGTCATGTGGGTGGGTAAACAGCTGCGCCATCCGTACAGCAGATGAGGTCCATGTTTGTCTCTCACGGGAACGCGCCGTTGGGGGTGGGCAAGTCCGGCCACGCCACGGACATCGCCGCCGGCCCGGCCCAGTACTGCATCTCGGGCGCGGAGAGGGAGACCAGCGGGAGGTCTAGCCCGACCGTGGCGGCGCTGGCCAGTGCAGCGGACACGCTCGACGCGGCCGGCGGGAGGGAGGTCAGCGCCGTGGTGCAAGGCAGTGACGTGGCGCAGGCGGCTGTTTCGTACTCGTGTCCGCGTCCGGCGGCGCTGCTCACCACCGCGTGCAGCTGGTCGCTGTAGTAGCTTGCCGCCGGCGACGGCGATGGCGGGGGCAGCTTTAGCCCGAGGCTCGACAGCACGTCGTGCTGGCCCAGCGGCCCCATGCCGAGCTGGGAGTCCATGTGCGGCGGTGCGGGGATGACACGCGGCGCGGCCTGCGGCCAGAACGACGGCGCCGTGCCACCGGCATTATTGCCCGCGCCCGGCAGGACATGGAGGGGCAGGTGGGCCACGGCGTCGAGGCCGAGGAGCCTGTGCAtgttgccgccgccgcctccctgcACGCTCCTGGCGCTGTTGAGCAGCGCCATGAGCTGCGCGGCGGCCGCCTGCTGCGAGGACGCCCAGGGTCCGGGGCCGGCGCCCATGCCCAAGCCGACGCCGAGGCCCAGCGACTGCGCGCCGCCCACGGCCTTGCATGAGACCGCCGGCTTCGTGACGGGCGTGGGCATGGGGCGCGGCTTGCGGCAGCCGCCGCCGATGGGCACGTTGCGGAGCGCGCCGCCCTTGGTCCAGTACCGGCGGCACGTCTTGCAGAAGTGGCGCGGCTGGGTGAGGTTGTAGTTGTTGTAGTAGCAGAACTTGGTGTTGGAGGAGTTACACCTGGGGCACCgcagaggcgtctgctccgctccTTGCCCCTggccctgctgctgctgctgctgccctgCTTGCGGCGACGACGTTGCCGACGTCGACCgctgctgctgatgctgctgcgcAGACGAGCGCGACGACGTCGACGACGACGACGTGGGCGATGGGTTGGAGATGACCGAGTGCAGCAACAGGGGCAGGGACTCATTCACGCTCTTGAGCTGGTCCATGGCGGCCCCGCCGAGCAGTTCTTGGATCATGGTGATGGATGGCGATAACTCAGGATCAAAAAAGGCTTCTTGAAGCAGAAGAGGCTGGGTTCTTTCTTGGAGATGGCAAAGGTGGAGTGGAGCGGAGTGGTGTGGCTGGCTGCTTTCAGGTTCTAGCTTTGTGGTATGAATCAGAGGATGGGGGCTGGGGTGGGGTAGTGGTACCGGGGTGTGGCGGTTTATAAAGACGTCGGAGCAGGGAGAGGAGGAGAATGATCCTGCCATGCCGTGGATTGGATCGGATTGAGCTAGGgctagctgctgctgctgctgctgctttgtTTGTTTTTCTGTGTGCCTTGGCTTTGCTTGTCTATGTTCAGAAACCAAAGCTTTGTCTTGATGTGTAATTTACCTTGGACACTTTGTTGGCTACAAGTGGGTGGGGTACAAACAACCAGGGTTTTGGGCATGTTAAGCAGGACACGGGAAGTGGGGACCGCCACAAGTTCCTTGGGATGATGAATGAATGTGGTAGGGTTTCACTCCACAGTTTGGAACACTGCCATGTTCTAGTTCCAACTGACCTACTTGTCTCCGTTTGGGGGGGCTCTGTTTTGTACCCATATGCAGGTGAGTGACCATTGTCGTTCACTTTTATCAAATGTTCTATCCTAGTAGACCTCAATTTTACAAAGATGCATGGTTTACcgcacatacatacatacatacagtcCTCTGAAATTCAAGAAGCATGCAGTATATCTCTCGCACTTttggaaagaaaagaaagaagcacGTCTTTCCTGAAAAATCCAGAAGTTGATCCCACACAGTGCCTTTTTTGAGGTTTTCATGGAGAGAAAAAAAAGTGATGGATTATCGATAGCTCACCTACGTCTGCGTGACGGTACCGAGATGTGTCGTCTTATACTGAGCTAGTATAGCAGCACGTATATGTATATCTCCCGGTAGTAATATTATACGAAAATGAGTGGAGCCCGAGCATCACATTCAGCGGACTGTGGTACGCAACGCCATGATCGATCGACCACGACCAGTAGGGACGCGCACGGCCAGTGGTAGGGGCCTGCTCGGCAGCTTGTGATCATGGCACTCCGGCGCAGATCGAGGCCGGAGCACTACGAGTTGTTGTCGTCGTTGGACAAGAAGGGAGATCAAATCATCACAGGAATTTTCTAAGCCGAATGGAAAGGACATGGTGGTGCCATGAGCAAATAGATACGTGCAGCAGCAATGGAGAGACGTGGAGAGGATTCTCCGTTCCCCCCAATCATGCAGTCAATGCCCGGGATCGGAGAGGCCAAAGGCCGGAGGAGTCACAGACCGCAAGAGTACAAGGCCATGTGTGGTTGCCAAGCATATGCATGCATGCCTGCAGCATCTGTGTGGGGTGTGGCTCGTAACCTGACAATTTGGGAGGGCCTTGGAAGGCTCTAAAAATGGGCTTATCGCCCACCAGCTTGGTCGGCTGGAACTGCATGCTGCATGCCTTTGACCGTAGCTTTGTGTGACACATGCATGAGGTGACAACAGCAACACCACAAGAAGCATTGGGGATATGTTATTAGTAGCGTGGTGTTTTCAGTCATCAGTATCGTAGTAGCAGTGATAAACGCTGCATGATTACCAGTGCCGTTACCAATGTGTCATGGTCTCTGCCTGTCACATTCCAAGCTGTTGCAGGTTCAGAGGAGGATACAATCATTGGAGTACTCCTAGCTACAACGCAGCGCGCTGCCTTTACGTCCACATTCGAGAAGACCGGAATATGATGACTGGTGTGGACAAAGCCGGAGAGCATCACTACACTTAACACTTTGTTGCGTTCAGATTCTAGGATGTACTACTTCCCTCTATATACACGAGTTCGTTCTTGAATTTCATGTACAGTAATTATCCAGTTGCCTACATGAGCACTACTCCCTCTATACACTACAGTACAACGTCCGACGGccgaagccgtcggacataaggctaAAACCGTCGGAGATAGATAATGTCCGACGGCTTTACCTTATCTCCGACAGCTTTAAGCCGTCGGAAATAACGTTATATCCGACGGCAGCCGTCGGATATACGCTATGTCCGACGGCCGCCTCTGCCCGTCGGACATAATACACAGCAACCGTTTTAACGGTCAGCCTGTGGGGCCCAcaggcttatgtccgacggcccggCGCTAGGCCGTCGAACATAATGAAGCCTTATATCCAACGGCCCGGcgctaggccgtcggacataatgaagtcttatgtccgacggctaccactaggccgtcggacataataaattacagaatttacacaaaattctgttttttttaaatctgacatttacaaaacaaaaacagatttcatgcacatatacacattcacattcacaatcacaagtatacacattcaaataagtattcacaatcacaaatattctcacataaatattaacattcacaaatttaacatcaacatataggtccgacggttgttgcaaactgacattgtgtctcacaaacaagtgttgcaaagtgtttcataaattaacatcacgacacatcaatcatatccatagccacctcctccggctggactctgcgtgttgaaaaggttgttcacccacgaatgtgttgtgtcgtcttgaccagacccatcaccaggtgcggcaactgaagcgggtggtgtctgaaatccctataacacaagcacatgaaatagtaaccactcagttgttcatttaaacatataagacatctatgaacatgtcacacacgcatatgtgtacataccatagggaattgtgacggaggcggaggcggaggtggaggcgccaacattggcattggcagtgcaaactccggaggcggcatcccatatgtcggcatcgggacgcccgcttgttgggctagttgctacaaattatatacaagtcattgttaagctaataagatacacatcaagtgttttgcaaaataagctacaaaatgttacttcagcttaccgagagaagagcttgattttgggcctggaggtttgcataatactcgtccctcttcttctggtactcggcttgttgcctctggtactcagattgttgcctctggtactcagattgttgcctcaagactgattgatggtactctgcctgttgacgcaacactgtCATCTCTATTTCGTGGGCGgatgatcgtgaacgggacgactgtgaagacgacgatgtggactgtcgtccacggcgtctcagctctctggaatcaatcgtagaatcaaaaatacccaacctacaagagtgaaccatgcacttagtatagtaactcatgcctcagttgaatcgcaagcatatgatgacaattttgtaatccaaatcaaataatctcaccgtccgtgggcttgtcctcctccgctagcatatgctgcctgagggtcgattggttggctcctccaatcgtactcctgcccatggcgttgaaccatctcctgcccatacgaagcctggaggcaaacaatatcaaatataagtgcataacccatatgcccttgcaaacaatatcaaacacataatagagtatcaaaaactcactagacggtcggtggccgtctgagtgcataacacatcaggattctgaggatcagaacccctatgcccttgcacatacacctccacatccgtgggcgtacggccggatttgacttcctgtacataaaagttacaatgacacatttctatgtaattcaaaagttacaacaaactgtgacttaccatttgcttagccaagcgcacatgaccatcaccaccgtagttgtggaacgactcggtcccacggtttcccctgttcctttcggaaatggcacgaaactcaggggaagcccaccatctgcacaatgcccgataaccctccgatcgggtggccatccacggcaccgacacctacatgaaattttttaaataaagcaagcaaatacatggcttcGTGCGATTTGAGAGGCAAGaacctgtttacctctaggtattgctcctccgtcaagtaaattgatgaccactcggccttggtatttggcatcggtcgatcatcagcatttgctctgtaccatgcctttatagcctgaattcgtgcatagtacattgcatctgcaacgacatcgttcgcgttatactcaaacacgtaacgagcgttcatatcatatgatccatcgtccggcaacttgtaccgtttctgcaaaaaaaattagtgttatcataaaagcaaacatgtatggaataactaaaatagtataaataattcatacccagaatgcatcccaaactaaCCAGCATCCCAAAATAGTAAGTTcttcgtcttggaaaatctcagcagcccccacttcgtgctcgatttgactttcaacataaccagcatcaccaggagcatatagtcgttcacgaggattaactttgtacactaccctccaatcaaccaaaccttttttcttagatggatatgtcatataatacacctgctcgcattggtgggcaaggattatagtgtcgtggccttttaatctgtcgttgtgtttgacttccaccatgtcatattgattttctcgcgttgagtttggagaaaaccaatcacaatcgaagaacaccactttgagttgtttatctccaaaaaacttgtactcgattatatcattaatgactccataataattagtcaccttcccttcatcatcgacagctctagttacaactccggaatttgtcgtggctgctagaggatgatcatcttcgaatcttgtggaacggaatctaaaaccattgacatcataccgaccataacgtctgccagtcactgctcctagggataattgtcgaaggtccgggtgtatattgtcatttttatctacataatctcgaaaccaacacaagaaattaagtcccccatcttttccctctcgacgaatctggtcacgttcacagccagagatgcaattttgagaatcaaattccctgttagtacaaggaaacaaacaTTTTAGTCTCACAACAAATATTCTAGCGGCaatgactaaaataaagtttacacttacaggagaaactgactcatctcttccatgttgttatacatgtagagtaaagcagtcttccattcgtcgttggtgaaatagtatgttgtgctgggtcctacaattttgcccctccattgaaaaatttcaatatcactgatagggggctcgtcgacatgataccgcaacgtatgggcattgacattgtgttcctctgcaaagtacaggcCCGTGAACGATGATATCTctttagagcaactccaaaagaacACTAAAAATTTGTTTGCTAAAACGTCTTATTGGGGCTGATGAAAAAATATTCTCGCTAAAAACAATTTAAATCTACATCAGACTGCTAATAACTAATCCCTAATAATTTTGAAACAGATCTCGTAGGTCATGGCTTGCCTATTTGGGCCAGCTCGTTTGCGTCATGGGCTCGTATGTGCTGCAGGTCGGTAGTCATCGTTGTTCATAGCTCCTGTGCATCGCTGTCATCCCTATAGGCTACATCTCTACTAAACAAAACTGAAATTGACCACAAGCTGGCATTGACTAAAACTAACACTAACTGAAAACCAAATGGCCAATTTCAGAAAATATACACTGAAATTGACCACAAGCTGACACTGACTAAAATGAAGTAACCTGAAGTATTCATATCAAATCCCAGGTACTATGCACAAACTGAACACTGTATTGCAATTTGGTAGACATTATGAGTGAGCTTCAGTTCTCAAGGCACAAGTTTCAATTTTGAAAGCGCCATAATGAATTAATGAGCGAGCTATTATGTATGTATGGATAATAATAAGAACTATGTAAATTCAGCACAAGGTCACATAGACTAAGCAAGAGGGTGGGGAAATTAAAATTGTCACATTCTTGTCTAACCAACTGAACTAAATAGACTAACCAACTAAACTTCATATATAGACTGAGTATCATAGGCTGAGAGATATGAAGCTGAGAAGGAAAAGATCATCAAGACAACTGTTGCATTTAGGAAGCAGTAATAATTTAATTGCTAGTAAACTCTAGTCATTGACATTGATAACAAACTATAAAAATCTATAACGCTCATTATGCATAATCTCactacatagagatagaatgcacAATTACTACCAAGTGCACAAGTAAAGTAACATATGTGGTAAAATTTTAGATGGATTTACCTTTTCTAATGAATCGGACATGAATGGATCAAACAAAAGACAATGGCCCAAAGCAGCTCCGTGTACACCATGCTACATAGTACGCCGCACAGAAAAATGACGTATTTCAGACTTGTAGTAACAAGAACTGCGAGTGCTCACACTTGGTACTCCAACTAAAAGTGCAGACAAACTTAAACAAATTGAAGTGCTTTCCAATTGAAACGCTCAAACTGTCATACTCCAACTGAAAGTAAATATATGTAGTGTTTTTTTGTTGGTCTCAAACAGGAAGAAAGTGATTTGTATCAGACTCCTGTGATTTGACAAACATGGACACCTACCCAATCTTAAAACAGTAAATACCCTGGAAGAAATGACACATCTATTTGAGATAAAAACCAAACTTACGCCTGTTCGGACAAAACATGAACTAAAACACTGACATGGACACAACTATATAAGACTAGTAAACTGGTAGCACTGACACTCGAGCACCTGGAACCTACAAGTAGATATGTATTTGTGTAAGTTATAATTGCAGTCATAAGTAATAAGTAATTGAAAATCAATGCCTTTTTACCTAAGCATCAGAAAGTTGGTCCAAAATCTTAGCCCGCAACTTCATGTAGTAAGTCTGTTGCTCTTCTGTCAATCCACTAAGATCCATAGTCATAATCCTCTCTTCGTCTCTTTGTTTCTGCAATTGAATCTCCTGCTTCCTCACCTCCACAAGTTCTTTTTCATTAGCAACTCGCTCTTGTTCAAGTGCAAATGCTTTACTGAACCTCTCCTCTTTTTTGAGCTCTTTCTCCATATCAGTTTCTTTCTTTTGTGACCACATATTTTCCAATGTTATTGTCACACTTTTTTTCTTCTCTTGTAGCAGTGCTGCTTTAGATTGTTTCTTTCCAATAGGCCTTATCATTTGATTATCCTCTACACCTTGAACCTCACCTTCTCTTATTTCACTTGGAATCCTTCCACTACCATCACCATTTGAATTTAACTTATGTCTCTTGTTCGAGCTTTTAGCAGCAGACATTTCATCTCTTTTACATAGCCATTTTGGTTGTGTTCTTAGCTTATTCCAGCAATGCATGAACTGAAATGATTTCTGATGTTCATCCTCGGACTTGTATAAAGCACATGCCTCTGCAACCTAAATACACACACACATCCAAGATGTATTCACTTGTGAGATATGAAAAAAAATTAGTCAACAAATATATGGTTTTGCAAAGGTAGTATGTACCTTGTCTTGCATTGTAGTGCCACTCTGACGTCTTAACTCAATACGTGTAAGACATCCACAAAACTTGTTTACACTTTTTTGTATGGTCTCCCACCGGTGCATAAGAGAATTTATGGTACGCTTTGATGAACAAGTCTTGTGTTCATGGAAATAATCACAGATACGAGACCAATACCTTCCACCTTTTTGATCCTTGCCTACCACAGGATCCAAACTAATATTCAGCCACGCTGAAACCAAAACTTCATCTTCATGGTCACTAAAATTCTTTGATCTTTTATGGTTTGGTCTTGTAGAGGGGACtgcacgattgacttgcattgatTGGGATTGCTGGTCAGCGTATGCGTTGTTATTATTATCCAAATCTTCAAGATTAGTATCATCAACCATCAGGCTGGAAAAATACCCATTGTCTGCAATAATATATCTAGTGCTGTCATTTCTATCAACCATCAGTCTTAATATAAAGTCTTGTCGATTTCTTAGAACTTTTACTTGAGAAACTAGGCATAAGAGACTACCAGTTCATGAAGCAATTAAATAGCAACGCAATTAAATACTACTTTGCAGAAACCACTCCCAATTGAAAAATACATATACAAGACACACGCAGTACCAAGCTTCATCCCCTTGTACTAGGACCAGACGTATACCAATGGCTGGAGGACTACGACTCATGGTGAAGGCCAAGCTTAACCCACACCCTCCGTCTGGAATTGAAAAAAAATCGCCGAGCAGAGGCATTGCAGGTGTAGCAAACAGGACCGGCCATATTTCAGTCTGTCGTTCCTGACTACCATTGCAGAAAAATTGAAGGGGACAATTTCATTACCAGTCGCCTGGAAATCCATGGATGGAGAGAGATGGTCACTACATCTGAACGTCGAAGCTGCTAGTGGATCCGAATCGTCCCTGCAACGAGCTGACATCGGTGGCCGTGGTGGACCTCCACCTCGCGGTTCAACTCCGCCGCCGCGAACTCCAACCTCGTCCATCTGCAATTGGGGGAAACGTGTGCCGCCGAACACCATATCCCGACCGTCCGAAACAACTGGCCTTGAGCCGCCAACGTCTCGCCAGTGAAGAACACCAACGTATTCCTCCAACGACGATGGTCTATCTGCCGCCGCCGCCCACCTTTCGTCGAAAAAAACTCTGCGCAGCTGAAAAAAATTGGCGGGAAGCTACTTGATTGCGCGCGCTCGGCAGGATTGGGGAGAGTTTTGCTCGCGCATATATGCGGGATCCATCCTTGCCTTTGGGGGAAGCCGAAAAAATGCGGAAAGGAATAGCAGTCTTTTGGAGGCGAGAATGGTGGAGTTTGGACGCTAAAAACGCTATTCGCGTTGATATGCGGTAgctcttggagttgctcttatatttgaattcttcagcgatgcacccttcaactcatctcttattaccaaccattgcatgtagcttctttagtgtcctttcgatgtgatacatccatctatattgcacaggacctcctaccttagcttcgtatggtaggttaacaagtagatgttgcatcggattgaagaaacctggtggaaatagtttttcaagtttgcataccaaaatcggtatttgttgctcaagcttctccatcatctctttctttatttct
It contains:
- the LOC100277644 gene encoding uncharacterized protein LOC100277644, which encodes MIQELLGGAAMDQLKSVNESLPLLLHSVISNPSPTSSSSTSSRSSAQQHQQQRSTSATSSPQAGQQQQQQGQGQGAEQTPLRCPRCNSSNTKFCYYNNYNLTQPRHFCKTCRRYWTKGGALRNVPIGGGCRKPRPMPTPVTKPAVSCKAVGGAQSLGLGVGLGMGAGPGPWASSQQAAAAQLMALLNSARSVQGGGGGNMHRLLGLDAVAHLPLHVLPGAGNNAGGTAPSFWPQAAPRVIPAPPHMDSQLGMGPLGQHDVLSSLGLKLPPPSPSPAASYYSDQLHAVVSSAAGRGHEYETAACATSLPCTTALTSLPPAASSVSAALASAATVGLDLPLVSLSAPEMQYWAGPAAMSVAWPDLPTPNGAFP